One window from the genome of Candidatus Zixiibacteriota bacterium encodes:
- a CDS encoding UbiA family prenyltransferase, whose translation MRRFLDTMRLIRAGNCALAAAGVGVGAYMTWVEPVYLRPALAAAATFLMCAAGNAMNDLTDIVGDRINHPERVLVTGALAPEFARRLAIACAAAAAALGALAGLEVAALVLLAAALLAAYNLHLKNLPVAGNLTVGVLGGMTFLAGGAAVDPTLAWILPGPLIPAVFAVLFHFVREILKDARDIAGDRAVGSCSLPLALGIRASLTAALVLFAALVVLTIVPVAAGWFGTLYKVITVYVIDFPVLALLILVWGNPTARMLSIGSTALKAGMALGVVALLVA comes from the coding sequence ATGCGGCGATTTCTGGATACCATGCGCCTGATCCGGGCGGGCAACTGTGCGCTGGCGGCGGCGGGGGTCGGGGTGGGGGCGTACATGACCTGGGTGGAGCCGGTCTACCTGCGGCCGGCGCTGGCGGCGGCGGCCACGTTCCTCATGTGCGCCGCCGGAAACGCCATGAACGACCTTACCGATATCGTGGGCGACCGCATCAATCACCCGGAGCGGGTGCTGGTGACCGGCGCCTTGGCGCCGGAGTTTGCGCGGCGGCTGGCGATTGCGTGCGCGGCCGCGGCCGCCGCACTGGGAGCGCTGGCCGGGCTGGAAGTGGCCGCCCTCGTGCTGCTGGCGGCGGCACTGCTGGCCGCCTACAACCTCCACTTGAAAAATCTCCCGGTGGCGGGGAATCTGACGGTGGGAGTCCTCGGGGGGATGACGTTTCTCGCCGGGGGAGCGGCGGTGGATCCGACGCTGGCCTGGATCCTCCCGGGGCCGCTGATCCCGGCGGTGTTCGCGGTCCTGTTCCACTTCGTGCGGGAGATTCTGAAGGACGCGCGCGATATCGCGGGGGACCGGGCCGTGGGATCGTGTTCGCTCCCGCTGGCGCTCGGAATCCGGGCCTCGCTGACGGCGGCGCTGGTGCTCTTCGCAGCGCTGGTGGTGCTGACGATCGTGCCGGTGGCGGCGGGCTGGTTCGGGACACTGTACAAGGTGATCACGGTCTACGTGATCGATTTCCCGGTGCTGGCGCTGCTGATCCTGGTGTGGGGGAATCCGACGGCGCGAATGTTGTCGATCGGGTCAACGGCGCTCAAGGCGGGAATGGCGTTAGGCGTTGTCGCGCTGTTGGTTGCTTAA